The Streptomyces sp. NBC_01439 genome contains the following window.
GACCTCGTCGATCAGCACCCGTTGCCGGTCCCGGCGGCCCTGCGCCGCAGCGTACGCGTCGCGCAGCCGCTCGACCTCGCGCCGCAGGGCATCGGGCGCGCCGGTGGTGCGCGGTTCGGCCCCGACCTCCACCCGGGCCTCGGTCACGCGGACCCCGGGGGCACCCAGCACGTTCGCCCGGAGCGACCCCGGGTCCAGCGAGCGGGGCAGCCCCGTCACGCGCACCCGTCCGTCCGCCGGCAGGCTGCCCCGGACCAGCCGGCGGCAGACCGCGCCCTGCGCGTACACCACGACCGAATCGAGCGTCGAATTCCACCGTCGTACCGTCTGCGCCGTCATGTGCTCCGCCCCCCGATGCGTCCGTGCCGGTCGAAGCCTACGCCCGAGCGGTCCGCGCATCCGTGCCGAGCCCCGATGTCAGTGGCCTGTCGTACGGTCAGGGTGTGTGCACGTCCGACGAAGTCCGTGAAATCGCCCTCGCCCTCCCGGAGACGACCGAGAAGGAAGCCTGGGCCATGCCCACCTTCCGGGTCGCCGGGAAGATGTTCCTGACGCTGCCCGACGACGAGACGTCACTGGCCGTCCGCTGCCCCAAGGAAGAACGCGACGAGCTCGTCCGCGCCGAGCCCGAGAAGTTCTGGGTCGCGGACCACGAGGCGTCCTTCGCCTGGGTACGGGC
Protein-coding sequences here:
- a CDS encoding MmcQ/YjbR family DNA-binding protein, which translates into the protein MCTSDEVREIALALPETTEKEAWAMPTFRVAGKMFLTLPDDETSLAVRCPKEERDELVRAEPEKFWVADHEASFAWVRARLAALDDTDELRAIVVDSWRQAAPPGLLKDHPDLGPPGPA